In Planktothrix serta PCC 8927, a single window of DNA contains:
- a CDS encoding acetolactate synthase large subunit: protein MNTAQLLVKCLENEGVEYIFGVPGEENMQILECLKTSSIKFITTRHEQGAAFMADVYGRLTGRAGVCLSTLGPGATNLMTGVADANLDGAPLVAITGQVGTDRMHIESHQYLDLVAMFAPVTKWNAQIVRPSITPEIVRKAFKIAQAEKPGAVHIDLPENIASMEVEGYPLKQDKREKVYSAYQSMNDAAIAISKANNPLILVGNGAIRGNASAALTEFATQLNIPVVNTFMGKGMIPYTHPLALWTTGLQLRDYISCGFDKADLIIAVGYDLIEYSPKKWNPQGKIPIIHIGETSAEVDSSYIPIAEIIGDISDSLHEILRRSDRTGKLEPYALKLRTDLRKDYEYYANDDGFPIKPQKIIYDLRQVMGPEDIVISDVGAHKMWMARHYHCERPNTCLISNGFAAMGIAIPGAVAAKLVYPDRKVVAVTGDGGFMMNNQELETALRVGTPFVTLIFNDGGYGLIEWKQNDQFGESCFIKFNNPDFVKFAESMGLKGYRVQATTDLVPILKEALNQDVPVVIDCPVDYNENSRFSQRSGGLCCPI, encoded by the coding sequence ATGAACACAGCACAATTGTTAGTTAAATGTTTAGAAAATGAAGGGGTCGAGTATATTTTTGGGGTTCCTGGGGAAGAAAATATGCAAATCCTGGAATGCTTAAAAACCTCCTCGATCAAATTTATTACCACTCGTCATGAACAAGGCGCTGCATTTATGGCCGATGTTTATGGTCGCTTAACGGGACGCGCTGGAGTTTGTTTATCAACATTAGGCCCTGGAGCCACTAATTTAATGACCGGGGTTGCGGATGCGAATTTAGATGGAGCACCGTTAGTTGCCATTACGGGTCAAGTGGGAACAGATCGAATGCACATTGAATCCCATCAATATTTAGATTTAGTGGCAATGTTTGCCCCGGTTACTAAATGGAATGCTCAAATTGTTCGCCCTAGTATTACCCCAGAAATTGTCAGAAAAGCGTTTAAAATAGCTCAAGCCGAAAAACCAGGAGCCGTGCATATTGATCTCCCCGAAAATATTGCCAGTATGGAGGTCGAAGGCTATCCTTTAAAACAAGATAAGCGAGAAAAAGTTTATTCTGCTTATCAAAGTATGAATGATGCAGCGATCGCTATTTCTAAAGCCAATAATCCCTTAATATTAGTGGGAAATGGAGCAATTCGGGGAAATGCAAGTGCAGCTTTAACAGAATTTGCCACCCAACTGAATATTCCGGTTGTGAATACGTTTATGGGAAAAGGGATGATTCCTTATACCCATCCTTTGGCATTATGGACAACAGGCTTACAATTGCGGGATTATATTAGTTGTGGGTTTGATAAAGCCGATTTGATCATTGCTGTTGGCTATGATTTAATTGAATATTCCCCGAAAAAATGGAATCCCCAAGGCAAAATTCCGATTATTCATATTGGTGAAACTTCCGCAGAAGTCGATAGTAGTTATATTCCCATTGCTGAAATTATTGGGGATATTTCTGACTCTCTCCATGAAATTTTAAGACGTTCAGACCGTACCGGAAAACTCGAACCCTATGCCTTAAAATTAAGAACGGATCTTCGCAAAGATTACGAATATTATGCCAATGATGATGGCTTTCCCATTAAACCCCAAAAAATTATTTATGATTTGCGTCAAGTTATGGGGCCAGAAGATATCGTAATTTCTGATGTCGGCGCTCATAAAATGTGGATGGCGAGACATTATCATTGTGAACGTCCGAATACTTGCTTAATTTCTAATGGATTTGCTGCCATGGGAATTGCCATTCCCGGTGCAGTTGCCGCTAAATTAGTCTATCCTGATCGCAAAGTGGTAGCGGTGACAGGAGATGGCGGATTTATGATGAATAATCAGGAATTGGAAACCGCCTTACGAGTGGGAACTCCCTTTGTTACCTTAATCTTTAATGATGGCGGTTATGGATTAATTGAATGGAAACAAAATGACCAGTTTGGCGAATCCTGTTTCATCAAATTTAATAATCCTGATTTTGTTAAATTTGCCGAAAGTATGGGATTAAAAGGTTATCGCGTTCAAGCAACAACGGATTTAGTTCCAATTCTCAAAGAAGCCTTAAACCAAGACGTTCCTGTTGTGATTGATTGCCCCGTTGACTATAACGAAAACTCACGTTTTAGTCAACGTTCTGGCGGGTTATGTTGTCCTATTTAA
- a CDS encoding type I restriction endonuclease subunit R translates to MSQTAITKRITTISEAEKQFNLIRSADINFFIEWTEDTINLTDSEKAVLDRIKARYRYHRANGHLAEGLVNLVVLSPLLELAGFYDPPFQMQGEVAVEISTSVATNEVSEEILRGRIDFLVVSRGFWIVVLESKGTEINLDMAIPQTLAYMMGNSDVKQPVFGMVTNGGEFFFIKLNRQGTPQYDISRIFSHLPLQNELYDVLKILKRLGNNITEI, encoded by the coding sequence ATGTCTCAAACAGCCATTACTAAAAGAATTACCACCATTAGCGAAGCAGAAAAGCAATTTAATTTAATTCGTAGTGCGGATATTAATTTTTTCATAGAATGGACGGAAGATACAATTAATCTAACTGACTCTGAGAAAGCAGTATTAGATAGAATTAAAGCCCGATATCGCTATCATCGAGCCAATGGACATCTAGCTGAAGGGTTAGTTAATCTCGTAGTTTTATCGCCCTTGCTGGAATTAGCTGGTTTTTACGATCCTCCATTTCAGATGCAAGGAGAAGTTGCTGTTGAAATTAGTACATCAGTAGCTACGAATGAAGTATCAGAGGAAATTTTACGGGGAAGAATTGATTTTTTAGTGGTATCAAGAGGATTTTGGATAGTGGTATTAGAATCTAAGGGAACTGAAATTAATCTCGATATGGCAATTCCTCAAACTTTAGCTTATATGATGGGTAATTCTGATGTTAAACAACCTGTATTTGGTATGGTGACTAATGGGGGAGAGTTCTTTTTTATTAAGCTAAATCGTCAAGGAACACCCCAATATGATATTTCTCGTATTTTTTCCCATTTACCTTTACAGAATGAGCTTTATGATGTGCTAAAAATCTTGAAACGATTAGGAAATAATATTACAGAAATTTGA
- the xth gene encoding exodeoxyribonuclease III — protein sequence MKIATWNINSIRTRKDHIVQWLQTNPVDILCLQETKVIDKDFPHSFFEDLGYQIYIYGQKAYNGVAIFSKIPLESVHLGFSGFLNTEKAQEFDEQKRVLTGIVNGIAIVNLYVPNGSSIDSDKYQYKLNWLNCLKDYLKILLTQTKNICICGDFNIALEDIDIHNPKNRETHIMASDAERQALQSILELGFQDAFRKFTTEGGQFSWWDYRQASFRRNSGWRIDTHYLTSSLYEVASNSIIDKIPRTWEQPSDHTPVILTLE from the coding sequence ATGAAAATTGCAACTTGGAATATTAATTCAATTAGAACCCGAAAAGATCATATTGTGCAATGGTTACAAACTAATCCTGTTGACATTCTGTGTTTACAAGAAACAAAAGTGATTGATAAAGATTTCCCGCATTCATTTTTTGAAGACCTGGGTTATCAGATTTATATTTATGGTCAAAAAGCTTATAATGGGGTAGCAATTTTCAGCAAAATTCCCTTAGAGTCTGTTCATTTGGGATTTTCAGGATTTTTAAATACTGAAAAAGCTCAAGAATTTGATGAGCAAAAACGAGTTTTAACGGGAATTGTTAATGGTATTGCGATTGTAAATTTATATGTTCCCAATGGTTCCAGTATTGATAGCGATAAATATCAATATAAATTAAATTGGTTAAATTGTCTCAAAGATTATTTAAAAATTTTGTTAACTCAAACTAAAAATATTTGTATTTGTGGGGATTTTAATATTGCTTTAGAAGATATTGATATTCATAACCCCAAAAATCGAGAAACTCATATTATGGCGAGTGATGCTGAACGTCAAGCCTTACAATCAATATTAGAATTAGGCTTTCAAGACGCCTTTCGCAAGTTCACAACCGAAGGTGGACAGTTTAGCTGGTGGGACTATCGCCAAGCCTCCTTCCGACGCAATAGTGGATGGCGCATTGATACCCATTATTTAACCTCCTCCCTCTACGAAGTCGCCAGCAATTCTATCATCGATAAAATCCCTAGAACCTGGGAACAGCCGAGTGATCACACCCCTGTTATCTTAACGCTGGAGTGA
- the rpmF gene encoding 50S ribosomal protein L32, which translates to MAVPKKKMSRSRRDMRKATWKRKARLQAEKALSLGKSVLTGRSTGFYYPPDDAEAGDEE; encoded by the coding sequence ATGGCTGTACCCAAGAAGAAAATGTCCAGGTCGAGACGCGATATGCGGAAGGCGACTTGGAAGCGGAAAGCAAGACTACAAGCTGAAAAGGCGTTATCCCTCGGTAAGTCCGTTCTCACAGGTCGTTCTACAGGATTTTACTATCCCCCTGACGACGCAGAAGCAGGCGACGAAGAATAA
- a CDS encoding AAA family ATPase encodes MKKLNLTNLGQIKKADIEFGDLTLFIGPQATGKSILLQLIKLLLDSGDIVHTIKKNGYDWEGDINNLIELYFGDGMRNIWSKNTEIYSNDKSIDLEQLLNENSRKKEQLFFMPAHRVLTLENGWPRLFRSFNGAPYVVRNFSDHLLLLMQQGLGNKGSPIFPQKGRLKQELRDVLDQSIFHGAQLELNTTGMSKSIQMNMNGNRLSFMSWSAGQREFMPLLLGLYWLMPISKASKKSDIDWVVIEEPEMGLHPQAILSVILMCLELLHRGYRLLISTHSPVLLEAVWAIRFLREQKADPKNLYQLFALKPSALTTKLFEDILNHKTFLTYYFDQKEDGVYVRNISSLDPFDPDPAIANWGGLTSFSSQASDVVSQAVQEKE; translated from the coding sequence ATGAAAAAACTTAACCTTACTAATTTAGGACAAATTAAAAAAGCAGACATAGAATTTGGCGATTTAACTTTATTCATTGGCCCTCAAGCTACTGGAAAAAGTATTTTATTGCAATTAATAAAACTCTTACTTGATAGTGGAGATATTGTGCATACGATCAAAAAAAATGGCTATGACTGGGAAGGAGATATAAATAATTTAATCGAGTTGTATTTCGGAGATGGAATGCGGAATATCTGGAGTAAAAACACAGAAATATATAGCAATGACAAAAGTATAGATTTAGAGCAATTATTGAACGAAAATAGCCGAAAAAAAGAGCAGCTTTTCTTTATGCCAGCCCATCGTGTGCTTACTCTTGAAAATGGATGGCCTCGATTGTTTCGCAGCTTTAATGGAGCTCCCTATGTCGTTCGCAATTTTAGCGATCATTTATTGCTACTCATGCAACAAGGTTTGGGTAATAAAGGTAGCCCAATCTTTCCTCAGAAAGGTCGTCTTAAACAAGAACTTCGTGATGTACTAGATCAGAGTATTTTTCACGGTGCCCAGCTAGAACTTAACACCACTGGAATGAGTAAAAGCATCCAAATGAATATGAATGGAAATCGCTTATCCTTCATGTCTTGGTCTGCTGGACAACGAGAATTTATGCCTTTACTTTTAGGTCTTTATTGGCTAATGCCGATATCAAAAGCATCTAAAAAGTCTGATATAGATTGGGTCGTCATTGAAGAACCCGAAATGGGATTGCATCCTCAAGCAATTTTATCAGTAATTTTGATGTGCTTGGAACTTTTGCATCGAGGATATCGCTTACTGATTTCAACTCATTCTCCTGTACTTTTAGAAGCGGTTTGGGCTATTCGTTTCTTACGAGAACAGAAGGCTGATCCCAAAAATCTTTATCAACTTTTTGCTCTGAAGCCGTCTGCCCTAACTACAAAATTATTTGAGGATATTCTCAATCACAAGACTTTTTTGACCTACTATTTTGACCAAAAAGAAGACGGTGTTTATGTCCGTAATATTTCATCTTTAGATCCATTTGATCCTGACCCTGCGATCGCCAACTGGGGGGGATTAACTAGCTTTAGTAGTCAGGCATCGGATGTTGTTTCCCAAGCGGTTCAGGAGAAGGAATGA
- a CDS encoding GDYXXLXY domain-containing protein: protein MNPYNLNEPQPSVVLNQPPVVKKQISAWKFWTPLLFQLILILAVPSQAFYTQITGKTVVLQTAPVDPYDFFRGYYQTLSYDISNLDTLQGLPGWKQIAKAEKYLPPGSLIYVTLEQPKDATKSQHPPAWKPIKVSAEYPQNLSNNQIALQGKSTGWSIEYGLERYYMPENQREEVNSTITEAQMKDRQSFVVEVKVNAQGKAIPVSLWVRDRNYKF from the coding sequence ATGAATCCTTATAACCTGAATGAACCTCAACCTTCTGTTGTTTTAAATCAGCCTCCTGTTGTTAAAAAACAAATTTCTGCTTGGAAATTTTGGACACCGTTATTATTTCAATTAATCCTAATTTTAGCGGTTCCTTCTCAAGCCTTTTATACTCAGATAACCGGAAAAACTGTGGTATTACAAACCGCACCCGTTGACCCCTATGACTTTTTTCGAGGATATTATCAAACCCTGAGTTATGATATTTCTAATCTTGATACTCTCCAGGGACTTCCCGGTTGGAAACAAATCGCTAAAGCCGAGAAATATTTGCCGCCAGGAAGTCTAATTTATGTCACCTTAGAACAACCCAAAGATGCAACAAAATCTCAACATCCCCCAGCTTGGAAACCGATAAAAGTTAGTGCAGAATATCCCCAGAATTTATCTAATAATCAAATTGCTTTACAAGGAAAATCAACAGGATGGAGCATTGAATATGGTTTAGAACGATATTATATGCCAGAAAATCAACGAGAAGAAGTTAATAGTACAATTACAGAAGCTCAAATGAAAGATCGACAATCTTTTGTTGTAGAAGTCAAAGTTAATGCTCAAGGAAAAGCAATTCCAGTTAGTTTGTGGGTGCGCGATCGCAATTACAAATTTTAA
- a CDS encoding DUF2157 domain-containing protein: MINEKFRHQLRQEAKLWQEEQIIDDSVYQQLATRYQFDHLETAASSRFVMILIGLGSILLGLGVITFVAANWQDWSKVVKVILLLSLFIGVNAAGFYLWKQPSESFQVGRKRRLGEGLLLFGALILGANIALMGQIFHQSGSPYELFLVWGIGVLAMSYSLQLTSLGFLGLLLYAIGYWTGTSNLFSQQEFSILHLVLEHTPLIAGFLLIPLAYWCQSRVLFVMTLLILIPALQISILPLVNSNLSEGFIFAILSIFTPALLWSYDDSLWPTIDSRRFQPTSRTLSIILLAILFFVFSFNGMWQNLYSENSSLIPISNFVLIDFVIFLGILFLQWFQLVKPSAIHPNKWGFDSVTSVIAGFLGLTGLICFWHLQIHPIPELATFLFNVQMFLLAAGLIRIGLAQTQRFAFWGGMILLVSQIMSRTFEYNTELILKAFVFTLCGVGVIIAGLWFERHLLAVAKIQNR, translated from the coding sequence ATGATCAACGAAAAATTCCGACATCAACTTCGTCAAGAAGCCAAACTGTGGCAGGAAGAACAGATTATTGATGATTCTGTTTATCAACAGTTAGCAACACGCTATCAATTTGATCATCTTGAAACAGCCGCCAGTAGCCGATTTGTGATGATTCTAATCGGTTTAGGCAGCATTCTATTAGGGTTAGGTGTAATTACCTTTGTCGCAGCGAATTGGCAAGACTGGTCAAAAGTAGTTAAAGTTATCCTACTTCTGAGTTTATTTATTGGAGTCAATGCGGCTGGCTTTTATTTATGGAAACAGCCATCAGAGTCTTTTCAAGTCGGAAGAAAACGACGTTTAGGAGAAGGATTATTACTCTTTGGCGCATTAATTTTAGGGGCAAATATTGCCTTAATGGGACAAATTTTTCATCAAAGTGGTTCTCCCTATGAACTCTTTCTGGTGTGGGGAATTGGGGTATTAGCAATGTCCTATAGTTTGCAACTCACATCTTTAGGATTTTTAGGACTACTATTGTATGCAATAGGATATTGGACAGGAACCTCTAATTTATTCTCACAGCAAGAATTTTCTATCTTGCATTTAGTCTTAGAACATACCCCATTAATTGCCGGATTTTTGTTAATTCCCCTGGCTTATTGGTGTCAGTCCCGTGTTCTATTTGTGATGACTTTATTGATTCTAATTCCGGCTTTACAGATTAGTATTTTACCTTTGGTTAATTCTAATTTATCCGAAGGATTTATTTTTGCAATTTTATCAATCTTTACTCCCGCTTTACTATGGAGTTATGATGATAGTTTATGGCCGACTATTGACAGTAGACGCTTTCAACCTACATCCCGAACCCTATCCATTATTCTGTTAGCAATTTTATTTTTTGTTTTCTCTTTTAATGGAATGTGGCAGAATCTTTATTCAGAAAATTCCAGTTTAATACCAATTAGCAACTTTGTTTTAATTGATTTTGTCATCTTTTTGGGAATTCTGTTTTTACAATGGTTTCAACTGGTTAAACCTAGTGCTATTCATCCCAATAAATGGGGATTTGATTCCGTCACCAGCGTAATTGCAGGATTTTTAGGATTAACGGGATTAATCTGTTTTTGGCATTTGCAAATTCATCCTATTCCTGAACTTGCAACATTTTTGTTTAACGTCCAGATGTTTTTATTAGCAGCCGGATTAATTAGAATTGGACTTGCACAAACTCAACGATTTGCCTTTTGGGGAGGCATGATTTTATTAGTTTCCCAAATCATGAGTCGCACCTTTGAATACAATACCGAATTGATTCTAAAAGCCTTTGTGTTTACCTTATGTGGTGTCGGGGTAATTATAGCGGGGTTATGGTTTGAACGCCATTTATTAGCCGTTGCTAAAATCCAAAATCGTTAA
- a CDS encoding ATP-grasp domain-containing protein: MLLFFCDRSLIAFIHLINVPHAIAHRYMLNNIRLLLQACHNLNIAYEILHDHENLVKIKLNKNYYFCNYSTPFVDQSVFKILKDKEYTYSILKEKIKIPKTSGFLSPFCDEKYQEYLKFKTIPEIAQEIKRIFKFSVIVKRNSGSSGHNVFLCKSFEEIETALTTIFNIHDKNYDYIAIAQEYIVIKREYRAIFLNRKLILLYEKDISQAIFTGNLSPLHWEGAQAKYIDNCQIISEIETFCQPIFQELNLDYTGLDIAVDEHGQYWFIEANSHPNYDIFTRDNGSELAIQVFEKMLTFLASKAGNRQ; encoded by the coding sequence TTGTTGTTATTTTTCTGCGATCGCTCCCTGATCGCCTTTATACATCTTATTAATGTACCTCATGCGATCGCACACCGCTATATGTTAAATAATATTCGGTTATTACTACAAGCTTGCCATAATCTCAATATAGCTTATGAAATCCTCCATGATCATGAGAATTTAGTTAAAATTAAGCTTAATAAAAATTACTATTTCTGTAATTATAGTACCCCTTTTGTCGATCAATCTGTTTTTAAAATTCTCAAAGATAAGGAATATACTTACTCCATTTTAAAGGAAAAAATTAAAATTCCGAAAACATCTGGTTTTCTTTCCCCATTTTGTGATGAAAAATATCAAGAGTATTTAAAGTTTAAAACAATTCCTGAGATTGCTCAAGAAATTAAGAGAATTTTTAAATTTTCCGTAATTGTTAAACGAAATTCTGGTTCCAGTGGACACAATGTTTTTTTATGTAAAAGTTTTGAAGAAATTGAAACCGCATTAACCACAATTTTTAATATTCATGATAAAAATTATGATTATATTGCTATTGCTCAAGAATATATTGTCATTAAACGGGAATATCGAGCCATCTTTTTAAATCGAAAATTAATCTTACTCTATGAAAAAGATATTAGTCAGGCAATATTTACCGGAAATTTAAGCCCTTTACATTGGGAAGGAGCGCAAGCAAAATATATTGATAACTGTCAAATTATATCAGAAATTGAAACGTTTTGTCAACCTATTTTTCAAGAATTAAATTTAGACTATACTGGGTTAGATATTGCAGTAGATGAGCATGGACAATATTGGTTTATTGAGGCTAACTCCCATCCCAATTATGATATTTTTACTAGAGATAACGGATCAGAACTTGCTATCCAAGTCTTTGAAAAAATGCTGACTTTTCTAGCTTCTAAAGCAGGCAATAGGCAATAG
- a CDS encoding type II toxin-antitoxin system HicA family toxin translates to MPTTLHKLNSKQNKTLEAIFKNPVSASIVWTEVERLLQALGGQIQLGGGSRVSVLLNNTVATFHKPHPRKETDKGAVVAVRKFLKNAGIQP, encoded by the coding sequence ATGCCAACAACCTTACACAAGTTGAACAGCAAGCAAAATAAGACACTTGAGGCGATCTTCAAAAATCCTGTCTCGGCGAGTATCGTCTGGACGGAGGTAGAAAGACTGCTTCAAGCGTTAGGAGGTCAAATTCAGCTTGGAGGAGGTTCACGGGTTAGCGTACTGCTTAATAATACTGTGGCAACCTTTCATAAACCCCACCCTAGAAAGGAGACTGATAAGGGCGCTGTGGTGGCTGTACGCAAATTCTTAAAAAATGCAGGCATTCAGCCATGA